taattatccaagaagaaatacattcttttttttttttttttccttcaggagaatgcatcctggagtcaccagtggagataaagcagggcttttaatagtggacaaactgacagtatgttacgaaaatatgcattttaaagaaatctccctccaaagtgaataaaaaaagctatagtctgcatgctatcactggcaaatcagtgaggctgtcttcatcacactaatgaaactgagaagtgtattatggatttgaatccaatgaatctgaacccattgtaatatctgagcttaattttcgtgcttagcgtCTTCtcttattcagggagagaaggtgttttgagctttcctcaacaccccttggacattgtccccagagttttcagctaaatttcctgagatgacttatgaaaacttccttgtgtcaccatgcactggcagtctatgtcccagtcCTGTGTGAGTTCAATattttactaatattttttagattttgtttacaaTAGCCCTCTGTAACCAAGACTcgcaattcacgttccttcctttcaacaCTACAATccaacaagaaaataaatctcctgaggcacctgtatttaatagctatatatatatgtgtgtgtgatacaatacatgatacataattagaattgctgtcatgaaaagcatcatgactgggggaaaagccaaatctttgcacggccaagggcttccttcagggccagcttcacagtcttgtttctgaaactgtagatgaaggggtttaagaaggggtacaggacagtgttcagcaaagctacaactgtgttagtctccaaggaaaccctttctgagggctgtgcatagagaacaatgcagcttccatagataatggctaaggcagtgagatgggaagaacatgtagcaaaagctttcttcctcccagatgctgatggcatgtgcagaatacagtggaagatgcgcacgtaggacaccaggattaaacataaggaacccagcaatgcAAATGATATCAGaatggagtctgctttccaaagcaggctggtgtcagagcaggacagtttgaataagggggagttgtcacaaaaaaaatgctggatcttgttgggaccacagaaggtcagctttgagagcaggacCAGGCGGTAACTTGAGAGTGTGAAGCTTATGACCCAAGTAGCAACAACCacgtgggtgcagagctgctgcttcatgatggcagcataatgcaaaggctggcagatggcaatgtagcggtcaaaggacatgacaacaaggagagcaaactctgtacaacccagggcaaaatagaaataggactgggcaaagcagctgctaaatgggattgttctccttccagagctcagaatcaccaacagtttgatggttgtggaggatgtgaaccagatttccaggaatgccagattgctgatgaaaaagtacatgggggtttgcaggcggtgatccacacacacaaggaaaataaTCGTTGTGTTCcttgtcactgttgtcaggtatatgagtagaaggatcagggagagaaatggctgtagtctttgatcaagccctgagaaaccctccagggtgaactcagcaaccacagtttcatttcctgctcccatgcccaatttcagtacatcctgctgagacaggagcatgaagaagcaagtgtgagaatttcacagtctcgatgggagggtagatccttccttctttgctcccttgcttgcttcctatgtaacacagacagaaatattcctctcagccattcatcacaccctgatttctctgcttcacatttcactgagaggcctcagagattttactgtcttctttctaccttttccagccactcacaaaggattctttctcacgagcacagtattgtaaagaggttgtgaactagttcatgccatgcctgggaaattccctgttcacttcgacctattgcaaacatccatcacatctgtgtttcaaaagccaacctaatctcccggcaaaaatacttactattatctgcagatgccagtccatccatgtagataagcatgttgaaagttattccttctacttttcagtacttgccttttttgacttggaacttctgtgagggtgttgctttcaaaacaagccagtactgagcatgtcttctgtaatcccctgctttcttccacatcttcttcctctctgtttctccagaagcattgaggaaacattgttattaaaattcctgacctaaatgccttgctttccctttaggggaagggggaaatcttctcctcttaaagaacttaaaggctgtccttttgattatttgaaataggaagggtctggaacaacaacaaaaaaatactaagcagggttatattttagaagttgggcacttcgatttgagcaagttagcttcctcccatcttgtcagtgcagagagagagagagaagagtgtctggaagagactggtaacacttctttcacctgtcaattacagtctgggaggacccagctctctctttgttgactatatagggaccaagggaaaacgagtACAGGCACCAGCtactcacagacacctctaatgaagttgatgaaactcactatttctgtctccaccctcttaattaatgtagtagctaatttctttttcaaaccaaagaacatgcccaacagaaggaagcccaagaaaaacctaggcaataaatactgacatttttccctccacctttgcatttggatttagacatataaaggaaagaagcagatgactccacaaataggatgcttcaagagtgcaagggcaggaggaggagatgatgggtttcaagcagtgaaacagaggttctccacagactgtgttcttagtctgctggatgtcacctaaaatcatgcttctcctgaatgtcctttcttagaggaatctgcaaagctgctgagagcttacagcaaagcagcttctctgctcaccatgggggtaaccctctggtgaacccttttctcaggctttggttggtgcacaggatttgctgtattcaggccccacatagccaaaaatggagctaccatatgcaatagtgactatggcagtgtgagatatgcaggtgaagaaggcttcttatggctttcccagagggtattctcaggacagtgcatctagcACAGGCAtcagacacaggggtcagtgtgaaggagctcagcaacatagcggagaagggaacaaagctcatgtttgaaggtagctggtgcccatgcaggctgcgctcatcaaagggatgaggccacagaagaaagagtctctttaccggggacacagggtaccttggtatataagatgcggggctgagcaaggatagagatgccatcacccaatgggtaaagatgagtgtggagcacAACCAgagcttcataaagatggtacagtgcgatgggttgcaaatggccccgcagcaatcgaaagacatcacaacaagcaggttgaactcagctgtgcccaggaagatggaaaggaagatcTGGAAccagcaagcagccatgggatggtcttaatctccaagatgaagccaacaaaccttttaggggcaaagggaaccaaatatctaagaaggagaagctgctggggaagagatacgctaggggtggaactggttgagccaaatgatggctatcatgaccatattccccatggcagttgagcagtcagaagtgacctcacaaggaagagccaagccttgttcctgcagctggcctatcaggtactccagcagaagtgacctcagaatcaacagccgagccacgtgcctcctccaggcctgtcagctacttataAAGAAttaatttgacactggtgattttctggcatagctctcttagacactactgacctcactacccacatcatggccacacagctattgccacctgcagctccccctgccttctcccaaggctgagccagctactgaacagcctccctgaccCCCATCATACCCTCACAATGCTCATTGTGCAGCAAAACATTACGTACCATTATGTATCTGCTACTACCCCCAAAAAAGATTACCTTCTGCCTAGGTATTGCCTACACCTAATCTATGAGGTCATTTCTGTGTGaggccctgataggccagtgctaggcccatggctgctgtttgtgtttgtgaggtcacttgtgtctcagtgcctgataggccagtgctggtcatgtgactgcagtttgtggttgtgaggtcacttgtgtctcagtgcctgataggccagtgctaggcccatggctgctgtttgtggctgtgaggtaacttgtgtctcagtgcctgataggccagtgctaggcccatgggtgctgtttgtggttgtgaggtgacttgtggctcagtgcctgataggccagtggtagctgcatggctgctgtttgtggttgtgaggtcacttgtgcctcagtgcctgataggccagtgctaggtgcttgactgctgtttgtggttgtgaggtcacttgtggctcagtgcctgataggccagtgctaggcccatggctgctgtttgtggctgtgaggtcacttgtgcctcagtgcctgataggccagtgctggtcatgtggctgctgtttgtgtttgtgatgtcacttgtggctcagtgcctgataggccagtgctggtcatgtgactgctgtttgtgtttgtgaggtcacttgtgtctcagtgcctgataggtcagtgctaggcccatggctgctgtttgtggctgtgaggtcacttgtgcctcagtgcctgataggccagtgttggtcatgtggctgctgtttgtggttgtgaggtcacttgtggctcagtgcctgataggccagtgctaggtgcttgactgctgtttgtggttgtgaggtcacttgtgtctcagtgcctgataggccagtgctaggtgcttgactgctgtttgtggttgtgaggtcacttgtggctcagtgcctgataggccagtgctagttgcctggctgctgtttgtggttgtgaggtcacctgtgcctcagtgcctgataggccagtgctaggcccatggctgctgtttgtggttgtgaggtgacttgtggctcagtgcctgataggccagtgctggtcatgtgcctgtagtttgtggttgtgaggtcccttgtggctcagtgcctgataggccagtgctaggcccatggctgctgtttgtggttgtgaggtcacttgtgtctcagtgcctgataggccagtgctggtgatgtggctgctgtttgtggttgtgatgtcacttgtggctcagtgcctgataggccagtgctggtgatgtggctgctgtttgtggttgtgaggtcactggtgcctcagtgcctgataggccagtgctaggcccatggctgcagtttgtttttgtgaggtcacttgtggctcagtgcctgataggccattgctggtcatgtggctgcagtttgtggttgttaggtcacttgtgtgtcagtgcctgataggccagtgctatgcccatggctgcagtttggttttgtaaggtcacttgtggctcagtgcctgataggccagtgctggtcatgtggctggtgtttgtgtttgtgaggtcacttgtggctcagtgcgtgataggccagtgctaggcccatggctgctgtttgtggttgtgaggtcacttgtgcctcagtgcctgataggccagtgctggtgatgtggctactgtttgtggctgtgaggtctcttgtggctcagtgcctgatgggccagtgctggttatgtggctgctctttgtggttgtgaggtcacctgtggctcagtgcctgatgggccagtgctgatcatttgactgctgtttgtgtttgtgaggtcacttgtgtctcagtgcctgataggccagtgctagttgcatggctgctgtttgtggttgtgaggtcacttgtggctcagtgcctaataggccagtgctggtcatgtggctgcagtttgtggttgtgaggtcccttgtggctcagtgcctgataggccagtgctagttgcatggctgctgtttgtggttgtgaggtcacttgtggctcagtgcctgataggccagtgctaggcccatggctgctgtttgtggtttgtgaaggctggaaattccacctgaaggctggaaatgcatccttacaggagtagaaataattatcggtacagggaacgtgcaccctaccagagctgtaagtagtctagcaagcagtgctggtttgaaccggtggcttgctgctttcccagagaaatacaatctgacaacGGATCACATTTgaggaataaagaagtgcaaacctggtgtgcttc
The genomic region above belongs to Apteryx mantelli isolate bAptMan1 chromosome 20, bAptMan1.hap1, whole genome shotgun sequence and contains:
- the LOC136993820 gene encoding olfactory receptor 6F1-like, yielding MLLSQQDVLKLGMGAGNETVVAEFTLEGFSGLDQRLQPFLSLILLLIYLTTVTRNTTIIFLVCVDHRLQTPMYFFISNLAFLEIWFTSSTTIKLLVILSSGRRTIPFSSCFAQSYFYFALGCTEFALLVVMSFDRYIAICQPLHYAAIMKQQLCTHVVVATWVISFTLSSYRLVLLSKLTFCGPNKIQHFFCDNSPLFKLSCSDTSLLWKADSILISFALLGSLCLILVSYVRIFHCILHMPSASGRKKAFATCSSHLTALAIIYGSCIVLYAQPSERVSLETNTVVALLNTVLYPFLNPFIYSFRNKTVKLALKEALGRAKIWLFPQS